Genomic segment of Gasterosteus aculeatus chromosome 4, fGasAcu3.hap1.1, whole genome shotgun sequence:
GTGACGTTTTATTACTGTCACACATGGAGGAGGAGTTTCTGAACGGTGAACACAATATTGTTGCGTGGTCTTTAGCGACATCTCGTGATGCTGTATTCAAAAAGACGGCCCAAAAAATCGAATTCCTCTCTTTTTAATCACTGAACAGGAACCGGCATTAATGAATGAGAGAGTGAAATACATTGGGTGGATTTGGTAAATCTTTATCTCGACGTTCATAGTTTGTGTTGTgcggttttaaaaagtagttcAGTacgttgtggttgttgtttagATGTTTGGATGTAGTTTTGTTTCATTGCTTTATCATCACTTACTAAACGGTCAATATAGATTGAAGAATCTGCACCAAGGACAGcacgaaaaaaaaagagattgtcCCAGCACCATAGACAGCACCAAAGGGCAGCATTCATTCATATTGTGCCGAAGTGAATAAAGTTTACTTAATTAAGacttaaaatatgtattaaCTTAGTTATGGTCAAGTGTTTCTTAGATGAAACGATCTTCAACCAAAAAAGAGTAAAACATATATCAATGGGGTGAGGATAAACACTTTGCTTAGCACAATAAGAGTTTCTCTGTAGCAAACGGACCAACAAGCAGAAAACTCTTGTTTTGATTAATGTCAACATGATCATATCTTACCTTGTCTTTGTTTGGTAAAGTCTGTGTTCTGGTAAAGGTATCTCCTCCATTAATACTGATCAGCTCACCATCTACTTGCGGATAAGGTGCGGGGTAAACCACTACGTCACTCTTCAGTGTGTCCGAGCTGAAACACACGTCGTACTGCTGAGTAGATTTAGAGTAAGACCAGCTCCCGTCCGGGTGGGTGGTGATCATTGGTGCGCTGTACCTGCTGAAGCTGCCGTCTGTCCTGTGGCATTTGACAGCTATTAAACTGACGAGGCTCAGCAGAAAGATCACCGACACCGACACAATGGCGACCAGCAGGTACAGGTTTAAGTCAGAGAAGCTGTCCTCCTTCAGGGGAACGTGTCTGAACTGAGTCTGGATGTCAGCTGTGCTTTCAACCACCACCACGTCAATAGACACAGTAGCTGTCAGGGAGGGTTCACCGTTATCagacaccaacaccaccaaggGGTGAGTTTTCAGGTCATTGTCACTCATTCTCCTCTTAGTCCTGATCTCTCCCGTGCTGGTTCCGATCCGGAAGAGGTTGTTTCCTTTGGGCTCAGAGAGGTGATAAGAAAGCAGCGCGTTGTATCCAGAGTCTGCATCTACAGCCCTGATCTTTGCCACAAAGTATCCCGCTTCAGCAGAATAGGGGATGCTCTCACTGTTAACGGAGCCGTGCTCAGAATAGGGCAAGAGGATGGTGGGACTGTTGTCGTTCTCATCCAGGACTAAAACGTTCACAgtcacgttgctgctgagcggaggaaCACCAGAGTCTGTGGCCTGAACTTTAAACTGAAACGTTTTAATGTTCTCATAGTTGAAAGACTGCAGACTGACTATATCTCCAGTCTCCGAGTTGATGTTTATGATTGAAGATATCTGGGTTTCCTTCGGTGAACTGTTAATTAAATGGTACGTTGCctttgcattttcatttaaatctgAATCAAGTGTCGTGAGTATGTGAATAGTATTTCCAATTGGGCTATTCTCTTTCACATAAACATTAATTACAGGCCCCAGGAATCGAGGAGGATTATCATTAACGTCAGAAACCTTAACATTTATGACGCTTGTGCTTGACAATGAGGGAATCCCTTCGTCAGTAGCTATAATTGAAACATTAAACTGTGAAACACTCTCTCTGTCAAGAGGTCCGTCAACCAACAACGAATAATAGTTTTTataatttgattttaatttaaatggcAGAGACCCTATAATTTTACAGTATGTCAGACCATTCTTGCCGCCATCGTGATCAGTGATAGTCACCATAGCAACAACTGTCCCTATTTCAGCATCCTCTTTCACTGGACGCATTATTGATGAAACTGAGATTTCTGGAGCATTATCATTGACATCGATAACTTCAACTAAAATCTTGCTGTGTGCGCTGCGAGGAGGAGTGCCTTTATCCCGTGCTTGGACACGAATCTCATATGCTTGATTCTCCTCATAATCGATGTTTCCTTTGACTTTAATTTCTCCTGTACTCTCATTCAGGGAAAATACGTCATCGGGATTAAAACGCCTCTTTTCTGTGAAAGAGTACACAATTTGACCATTAACTCCGTCATCCAAATCAGTAGCAGAAAGTGCTAACAACGTTGTtccagcattttcattttctgaaaCTTGGACCTTATAAAGAGATTTACTGAAAACAGGTGAATTGTCGTTAACATCCAGTACATTAACTTGTATCTGTACGTTTCCCGTTTTGGGAGGTTTTCCGCCGTCTATTGCAGTCAGCGTGAGTTCAATAACAGCCTGTTTTTCTCGATCTAATCCTTTCTGCAGCACCAATTCAGCGGACAAACTCTGGTCACCACCGTTCTGTATATCTAAAGTAAAGTGTTCATTCGGGCTTAATTTGTAAGACTTCACTGAGTTAGCGCCTGCGTCTGCGTCATAGGCAATCGGCAGTGGATGCCTTTCTCCGACATACGAGGACTCGTATAGATCAATTGAATTAATTTCTTCCAGAAAAGATGGTGCATTGTCATTAACATCTTTAATAGAAACTTCAATTCGATGGAGGCTACGCGGGCTACTCGTCGCGGCTTCTATGTTTAAAGAGCATTTTACCGTATTAGGACAAAGCACCTCCCGATCTATCCTCTCCCTAACGAAAAGTACTCCAGATTCCTGATTTATGTCAAAATACCGATTGTTGTTTCCAGAAGTGATCTGAAGCCCCGTGGAAAAGAGCTGCTGCACATTGAGATTTAAATCCTTAGCGAGGTTTCCCACCGCTGTTCCTTTGTCCACCTCCTCGAAAATAGAATAGGAAATCTGAGCAACGGACCGGTCCGAGAGACAAAGCAGGGTGAAAAAAATACATCCGAGAAAATCCCATCGTTCCCAAACAGCCATCGCTGTTGAAGGTGAAGCAATAAATtcggatttctttctttcagactctccactaaaataaaaaacagctttttttatCAATCCATTCTCGTTCAGGgtcctccctctgcagggcTTCGCTACGCTATTTTCACAAAGCACTGCCAGGTGGTGACGTTTTATTACTGTCATACATGGAGGAGGAGTTTCTGAACGGTGAACACAATATTGTTGCGTGGTCTTTAGCGACATCTCGTGATGCTGTATTCAAAAAGACGGCCCAAAAAAACGAATTCCTCTCTTTTTAATCACTGAACAGGAACCGGCATTAATGAATGAGAGAGTGAAATACATTGGGTGGATGTGGTAAGTCTTCATCTCGACGTTCATAgtttgtgttgtgctgttttaaaaagtagttcAGTACATTGTGGTTGTTGTTTAGATGTTTGGatgtagttttgtttaattgctTTATACTCATACTTAATAAACATTCAATATATATTAAAGAATCTGCACCAAGGACAGCacgaaaaaaaaatagattgtcccagcaccatggacagcaccAAAGGGCAGCGTTAATTCATATTGTGCCGAAGT
This window contains:
- the LOC120817097 gene encoding protocadherin alpha-2 isoform X6, yielding MSLKTTQQYCVHRSETPPPCMTVIKRHHLAVLCENSVAKPCRGRTLNENGLIKKAVFYFSGESERKKSEFIASPSTAMAVWERWDFLGCIFFTLLCLSDRSVAQISYSIFEEVDKGTAVGNLAKDLNLNVQQLFSTGLQITSGNNNRYFDINQESGVLFVRERIDREVLCPNTVKCSLNIEAATSSPRSLHRIEVSIKDVNDNAPSFLEEINSIDLYESSYVGERHPLPIAYDADAGANSVKSYKLSPNEHFTLDIQNGGDQSLSAELVLQKGLDREKQAVIELTLTAIDGGKPPKTGNVQIQVNVLDVNDNSPVFSKSLYKVQVSENENAGTTLLALSATDLDDGVNGQIVYSFTEKRRFNPDDVFSLNESTGEIKVKGNIDYEENQAYEIRVQARDKGTPPRSAHSKILVEVIDVNDNAPEISVSSIMRPVKEDAEIGTVVAMVTITDHDGGKNGLTYCKIIGSLPFKLKSNYKNYYSLLVDGPLDRESVSQFNVSIIATDEGIPSLSSTSVINVKVSDVNDNPPRFLGPVINVYVKENSPIGNTIHILTTLDSDLNENAKATYHLINSSPKETQISSIININSETGDIVSLQSFNYENIKTFQFKVQATDSGVPPLSSNVTVNVLVLDENDNSPTILLPYSEHGSVNSESIPYSAEAGYFVAKIRAVDADSGYNALLSYHLSEPKGNNLFRIGTSTGEIRTKRRMSDNDLKTHPLVVLVSDNGEPSLTATVSIDVVVVESTADIQTQFRHVPLKEDSFSDLNLYLLVAIVSVSVIFLLSLVSLIAVKCHRTDGSFSRYSAPMITTHPDGSWSYSKSTQQYDVCFSSDTLKSDVVVYPAPYPQVDGELISINGGDTFTRTQTLPNKDKPKGPSGDWRYSASLRAGGVMQSSVHMEESSVMQGAQGVLVQNWPTASSAADAEGGEVSPPMGAGVDSNSWHFRYGPGGPGAPPQHLKPGDVPPEAFIIPGSPAIISIRQNQGGEDDKSDFITFGKKEEAKKKKKKKKEKKDKKDKGKDDGDE